Sequence from the Equus asinus isolate D_3611 breed Donkey chromosome 5, EquAss-T2T_v2, whole genome shotgun sequence genome:
agctgttttcttcttggcctccacaacctaagcacacaacacgcggacgcacacaaacacacacacacacgcacacacgcgcatgcacacacacacaaacacacacacacacacacacacacacacacattgaccttggatgcaaggatggactctagggtgggatccgaagagaagcagacacagggcaagtggcaagaggaagaaacacgaggtgggaggcattgcctgcaAGTGACACACGCCTCCAGTCTGAGAGGTATTGTCCTCTAAGGTAGGACACACGCCAGAGGACATGTCTAGCAAGTccacgctccagtcctccccagtgtgcagacaggaggccgacaggccctgagagacacaacggcttatgcaggatccagaagaggtaaggaagaggacttgtttctgcgtcagtctcaaagctgggacctcggccgcacccagaccctctagggagcctgtgagacgggtgtgttggtgttcctgggtacgcgtacgacgtcgcatggagaaggggggtgagcaaggccatggccagaggactgtttgcatgggtggtatctgaggggggcactcaggtaagggcactgcaggaaatgaggtcacttccttgacaacagaccccaacagacttggaacccccgcaactaggcagccacgtgcgcaaagccagctcacttggctggagactcttgatagagaaccatgttctcctgctttctcccgcctgaccagggctctggttcccagaaagcccggagggagaaccttttgagacgttgtggacgctggctcagctcccacgccccccaccgctggacctttggcaggaggtcctctcaggtaacatgaggaagcctagagcagcccaatcgaggccagaccagctccccgagccctcccagggcagccctcatcccgtctcctcgtgagtgtgggggccagagggacatgtgggcaggatctgcccttggccgcagaaggttggtgggctggcagtaacctgcttttcccgtcacgttcccaagccaggacagggctggcgggactgaaaggggacccctaagctgcctcctcattccaggccctcaggctgccgtgtgtttccctcctcgctggaggtctgtgtggaccgtggggcggggtatgtgtgtccagagtggagagagtcacagaggtgtgagagccagccaagacagccagtcgggtctctgaggcttgccgcctggctgccgggcactgtctttccagagcgtcactcaggagatgggccagcagctgagcaacgacgccctcgactccaccaccctgcaggaagggaaggtgccccacgctgccaagcgaggccagggccggctcagggtgagtgcgggtgctggggagacccaagccccagggccccaagacagcactgaggaccccaggtcttcgaaggccctgagacagccccggggctcctgcctggagccctgctccccaaggaatctgaatccccatctcttcccccgaccttcccctgcgggcccagcccccgtcttggccagaggagacggccctgtccacagaggtgcagcagagcagagacatttctagcccatcagctcacgggcgttcaagagtccttttgcgttctgtagagattttcctgtttgaactcccatcctcacgtgtccatgtggcctggcaatccttccccaccttctcccagtcggacgcagcatcctgatggataggcatgctttttgcccaaaaggacatggggctcacagtgttctttctggtcctctgcctttgccgtccagaggaacacgtccacgtggcctctcgaggtcagggcatcgggcctcagcaggccgcccaactttccagaagggagacccattagcccagtgactcagcccttcactgaacccgcaccttctgttgccatttccacagcaccgccctgatcaccctgcctgtcctcccgtcctcatccctcccagcccacgaaaagcctctgtgttctcctgtctagaatgggcagttggtcagccaccccagggttgatgctcttcatccagggaagggctgtcactcctctgccagcaccaaagacctaggagaccaagaggtttaatccttctgcacctcacatcctacttggaatcccgagaattcttccctgccctgggcaatgatgcccacttctggccacaagtcaccgcgggcttgggcattcggtccgacctccagtccccggcactcctggggcccgcggtgcggcctctgatggcaagcggcccctctgtctgaccccaggctgaaaatccatcccgagcgaagagcaaagcgtcccgcctggtgtggaccgtccaggctggaacgcggcagaagcgagtggagcacctggtgcccgccttcctggagggcgacaccgcctacgtccacagcttcctgtgcacttatagaggttttgccaccacacgacaggtgctggagctgctgtttcaaaggtgagtgccgtgcccctccgcagcactgtgggcattcagccacctactagctgtgaggctggggatgtcacggcacctccccgagcctcggtttgctccttgcaaggcgggctgaagagaggatcagcctccaggggagattgtagggactcaagcaggtgctgcctgcaaaggcttctcgagaagcctaaccctctgggagggtcgactggagcggaggggctgtggttgtgctcattgaggatattcctcttgcctatggcgaagcctccgcctcgtccctcagcgtgcccgtggccttcactgagctgttgtcttccctttggaaaaggagatgggagagctcttctaggtctctgacctgggtgaagccagagcagcgatccctgggctgagccgaggcccccgacccactcaagcaggagggaggggccggttggagctccttccttcatcacgcacacacagagggccccactaggtgcagaaagttttctaggcactgaccagaatcccgtgcacagagcaggcgacagccatgccctccagggctccattctccttgggagtcagacagcgccgctaggcttctcacgcaggcctgatccacagtccagtgcatgcgacgtcctcctgtgtcttctagatacggttgtgtccttgcctatggcgatgaggacggcggacccttagaccaactcaaaaagtgagtgggctttggaatccctaggagggcgcccagcgtccacacttggagggcagttgcctgcagcgtcccgctcactcatctgctagaacctccccagcgggtgctcagctcctgctcagggggctcagggagtgctccggggccacataagcccctccctggtcgagatacggggcaggggagcatgaccctcatgggacacctggcgaatcaggcagcacgtaggcccaggagggaaagttggaggcaagaggagggccctgggaagcatgggcgggagacaatgtccgttgttccctcactggtcagatgttctgggagcacctcctgtgtgccagggagggcaatgcaaagaggagactgcaccgctcgctgccctcacgcagctgacgttccagtgggcagtgggcagagagatgctccaagcagtgtgtcaggcttccctgaggcctaggagaggtgacgccaccacggcacagggctcccccttccaaaggcgttttcctagcccctccttggtgccctggcctacctctgccaagactgccagattggaggtggccgccaagtaggactggcccctggacagccaggagcgggaggcccaggagcccaggcccgcacagggatgcccgggaggccagcgtgcaaggaaaggacccttctctgactctgctgcccacctgtccgtcctcagggccatctccttcattctgggcgcctggctccgatggtaccctgaggattttatccagcccccagatgttcccagcctggaactgctcttggcctacattggtctcaatatgcccggctcggagctggagcaccgcgcccgcgttcttctttcccagctggagcaccctgagcacactgaggccaagactgagggtgaggaggactcgggtgtgtgacgtgggcgtgtgcagaggggatggcgctgcgccccccggagcagagtgtccagaggctggggttcggctgggagcaaggggcggcgggctcagatcactcttgccagggactcgagtctgggaagactttcgggggcgtggtgcttggactgagactgcttgattggcggcagagggtccctttctttggaatgacttgggcgggcagtcatgttggtggcgttttctcttcttccatctccagctgcagctccaccgaaagatgcggaagcccctgaagatccggcaccatctctccctctcgtgcccagcc
This genomic interval carries:
- the LOC106834659 gene encoding ral guanine nucleotide dissociation stimulator-like, which produces MGQQLSNDALDSTTLQEGKVPHAAKRGQGRLRAENPSRAKSKASRLVWTVQAGTRQKRVEHLVPAFLEGDTAYVHSFLCTYRGFATTRQVLELLFQRAISFILGAWLRWYPEDFIQPPDVPSLELLLAYIGLNMPGSELEHRARVLLSQLEHPEHTEAKTEAAAPPKDAEAPEDPAPSLPLVPSPAQSRTGIFRATAGSRPSASTCSIPATTLSS